The following are encoded in a window of Oreochromis aureus strain Israel breed Guangdong linkage group 10, ZZ_aureus, whole genome shotgun sequence genomic DNA:
- the adssl gene encoding adenylosuccinate synthase, like has protein sequence MASESSMANINGRENTSLNGEPVVKRPREGVPQEHPLRTPKEPQNKVTVVLGAQWGDEGKGKVVDLLAMDADIVCRCQGGNNAGHTVVVDSVEYDFHLLPSGVLNKKAISFIGNGVVIHLPGLFEEAEKNLRKGKGLQGWEERLKISDRAHIVFNFHQAVDGIQEQQRQQQEGKNLGTTKKGIGPAYSSKAARNGLRVCDLVSDFKVFEEKFRMLAEHFRTMYPNLNVDIDSELEQLKEYTERLRPLVTDGVYFMHKALTGPSKKILVEGANAALLDIDFGTYPFVTSSNCTVGGVCTGLGVPPSYVGRVYGVVKAYTTRVGVGAFPTEQDNETGNLLQSRGREFGVTTGRRRRCGWLDLILVRYAHMVNGFSAIALTKLDILDTLPEIKVAVAYKVNGQPLPSFPANMDDLTQVKVEYETLPGWCCSTETARSFEELPVQAQNYIRFIEEFLQVPVKWVGVGKSRESIIKLF, from the exons ATGGCATCCGAAAGCAGCATGGCTAACATTAATGGTCGGGAGAACACGTCCCTGAACGGGGAGCCGGTCGTTAAACGACCGCGGGAGGGTGTCCCGCAGGAGCACCCGCTCAGGACTCCGAAGGAGCCGCAGAACAAAGTGACCGTCGTGCTCGGAGCGCAGTGGGGAGACGAAGGAAAAGGCAAAGTAGTGGACTTACTCGCCATGGATGCGGATATTGTGTGCAGGTGCCAG GGAGGAAACAATGCAGGTCACACCGTGGTTGTGGATTCTGTGGAGTACGACTTCCATCTGCTGCCCAGTGGGGTGCTCAACAAGAAGGCCATCTCATTCATTG GTAACGGAGTGGTGATACACCTGCCGGGTCTGTTTGAGGAGGCCGAAAAGAATCTGCGTAAAGGCAAAG GATTACAAGGATGGGAGGAAAGATTAAAGATTTCAGATCGCGCCCACATCG TGTTCAACTTCCATCAAGCTGTTGATGGAATCCAGgagcagcagaggcagcagcaagAAGGGAAAAA tttagGGACCACTAAGAAGGGCATCGGCCCTGCCTACTCCTCGAAAGCTGCCCGGAACGGTCTGCGAGTCTGTGACCTCGTCTCAGATTTCAAAGTTTTTGAGGAGAA GTTTCGCATGCTGGCGGAACATTTTCGCACCATGTACCCAAACCTTAATGTCGACATCGACAGCGAACTGGAACAGTTGAAG GAATACACAGAGAGACTGCGTCCTCTGGTAACTGACGGGGTGTACTTCATGCACAAAGCTCTTACTGGACCCAGTAAGAAAATCCTGGTGGAGGGAGCCAACGCTGCTCTCCTGGATATTGACTTTG GCACGTATCCTTTCGTGACATCTTCTAACTGCACTGTTGGAGGCGTATGCACCGGGCTCGGGGTGCCTCCGTCCTACGTTGGCCGAGTGTACGGCGTTGTCAAAGCATACACCACCCGTGTGGGTGTTGGTGCGTTTCCAACAGAACAGGATAAC GAGACTGGGAATCTGTTACAGAGTAGAGGCAGAGAGTTCGGTGTGACCACGGGCAGAAGAAGGCGTTGTGGTTGGCTGGACCTGATTTTGGTCAGATATGCCCACATGGTCAATGGCTTCTCTGC AATTGCCCTGACGAAGCTGGACATTTTGGACACGCTGCCTGAGATTAAAGTGGCCGTGGCATATAAGGTTAATGGACAACCTCTGCCAAGTTTTCCAG CAAACATGGACGATTTGACACAAGTGAAAGTGGAATACGAAACGTTGCCCGGCTGGTGCTGCAGCACGGAGACGGCTCGGAGTTTCGAGGAGCTTCCGGTGCAGGCTCAAAATTACATTCGGTTCATCGAGGAGTTCCTGCAAGTGCCAG TGAAGTGGGTCGGAGTCGGCAAGTCCAGGGAGAGCATCATCAAACTGTTTTGA